GAACTTTGCACGACGCGGTTGCCTCGATTTTACGACagtgataattattttcattcagtCTTTCGTTGCGTTATTTTCTCGCGCTGCAACGTCAGACTCTGGCGGAAGTATTCGTGCCATTCTCATCCGTGTTTGTAAAAACTACAAAATTCGTTGACAAATAAGATCGCAAAACAGGAAGAGATTCAGGAAGGGAATCGCTCTTCTTCTTTGTTTCGTCGGCTCTCCACCGATTGCGAAACTTTCCGATAATCCCGACTCATCGTGTCGTATCGATTATCAATCAATTTCACAAGCTTGTCACTCGAATGaaagaatcgaaaattttccgtGCTTCACCCTCAAAATCCTATTTCTCTTCAGGCCATGATCACATTTTGAAAAGCTgcacggaaagaaaaatattgcagaTTTTACATCTCCTGCGGTGAATATACGAACGGTACTTTTTTCAGAGTTAAATATACAGCAATCCATATATTCAGCACAACAGATGTAAGATCtgcgtaacatttttttcatgtgTGCACCACGTTGGATTTCACCACaagatgtataaaatattaattgtcGTAGCCTTCCTACTTATGTTTTGTGGCTTTTTCAttgaagatgaaaagaaatacaATCTGTCCCATCAGGGTCGAAAATTAAATCAGTAGCGGAAGTCGCAGTATCAAATTACCGCTAGATACAATCGTAACACGACTTTCGATGTTTGACGATTAAAGACGTAAGAGAAAGTTCGGTAAAACGATACGGTTTAAAGAAATCGGAGATACTCTCCGTAGATTGTGCTAAAGTCGAGATCGATTGTTCGCAGAAAATATGCTTCTCCAATACGTGAATTGTATTGTGAATCCATTTCCTAAAAAAAGGTTTTCAAGCTCaacagaataattttttccactgcggggcagaaaaattttgacaatgcGAGTCCAGCTCGAATTTGAGCTTGCTCTATTTCCTGCGTCGAGCATTCgtgtctactttttttttcttctttttcgttttcctttgagtacgtacaatatatattttacaaaacgATCATTTTCTACTTGGccgacggtaaaaaaaatcgcgaataaCAATGGAATCGGGATGCTCGCGGTGAGTGCCGAATACAGTGAGCAGCGTCGACGCGTGCAGAATGTTTTCtgtttgtaataattatttaaaaaatatttcgcaagAGTACGGCATCGGTGGCAGAATGtgtttgtgtatatatatgtggcGTAACCTTTTGGCGCTCAGTCTGTCTCTCAGTCTCGCGGCAAACTCTCATcggtaataaatatatatatatatacatacgcgtatatatatatgtatatatatatctgtaaaaAAGGGATCGGAAAAAAGTAACAGAAATTACAAAAagttttaagaaaaaagaagaacgcCGAGTCCAAAATGCTGCGATTATTAGCGGTGGCGTTCGCCCTCGCCGCCGTAACAACGGCCTACGATTGCAACCGCGGGGTGGAAGTGAAGAGCGTCCAGTGGACCGGCGGCTCCTTCGAATGGCCTTGTTCGACGACCAAGAGCATCTTCAAGAACAGCGGCCGCTACAACACAAAGCACGTGATCGCGACCCGAGCCCAAATCTACAGGGACGAAGCCTTCCTGGTACTGCCAAGGTAACGAAGCGAAATCGAATTAACCGTAAGGTCATGTATCCGGGTCATCTCTCATCTCCTCGCGCTTCTCTCAGGTACAAGTCCGGCGTTCCGGTGACCGTGGCCAAGGTCTCACTGAGGAGCAAAGGCTGCTCCGCAACCCTCACCGCCTTCCCGTGCTGGTCGATGCAGGAAGAGGGAACCTGCAGCGCCTTCCAGAACGCGGTGGACCTCTTCCTCGACCCCCAGGACATCCTATGGGTCCTCGACACAGGCGTGGTTATGACCCTCGAGGAGCCGGTGTACAGATGCCCGCCCAAGGTCGTGGCCATTAACGTGAAAACCGGCAAGGTGAGGAAGTtgggaggaaaaaataaagaaggcAAACCTTTCCCCGACGTCATCCTCTTCGCGTTCTTGAAGTTATCCCTCCGTGTCTTTTTTCCCTTCGCAGATCGTCAAGACCATAGACCTCAGCGGCCTTGCCTGCTCCTCTTCTCGTCTGCAATACCTCGTCGTCGATTACTCATCCGACGGACGGATAACCCTCTACGTTTCGGACGCAGCGATGCGGGCCATCCTCGTTTACGACGTGACGGCTGGCAGAGGCTACCGCGTCGTGCTTCCTGCGGCCGTTACGTCGGGGGCGGCGCGTCGCGACGTCTTGTACTTGGCGCTCGTCCGTCGGTCCGACGGTAGCAGCTGCCTCGTATTCACCTACCTGAGCAGCTCGAGGATGTTCACGATAAGGACGGAGTACCTGCGGAAGGGATCGGCGTCCGGAAAGGTCCACGACCTCGGACCGAAGCCCGCCACCCTCGTGATCCTCGGTACCGACGGCGGCGCGGCCCTCTTCTTCAGGTACGAAGGCCGCTCCGAGGTCTACAGATGGGACACAGCGAACTGCTTCAAGCAGGAGAACTTCCAGCTTGTTTACCAGGGCTCGAGCTGCCTTCTCGCCACCCAGGTGGTCGTCGACTACAAACGCGGCCGCATGCGCGTCCTTGAGTCAAACTTCCCCGACTTCATCCAGGGCACCGTTGGCTGCGGCGCCAATCAAGCCCTCACCATAATGCAAGCCTGCAGTTGAGCCGATGTAGCGCTCCTGGAATTGTCTTGACTTCGCTCGTCCTGATCCTGCCCTCCCTCCACCACCCGAAGTACGCACAGCTCGTCGAAGGCCCCGAAAAGTTGgacaattttttgcaattttgtgATAGCTCGAAGAAGCCGCATCGGAGGATTTCGTTCTCTTTGTACGAATTCTTGTTCGCCGAATAATTAGTTCAAGTCGCGATCAGAATTCCAGCGAGTCTTGTACatacaataaatatacatatgaatacaAGAATACGgacatattttgtttttctccctAACGAAATCCAATCTGCGTCACACCCTTGACCCAATTTTATATGACGCGTCCTACGTCGACAtcattttcagattcttccaaATTACCCGTGGTATTTTGTTCATGGTATTCAACTTGTCGTCAAGATTCAATTCCCAATCTCTATGATGGGGgttaatttgtaatttcacGCCCGATATATATTGCGCGAGTATGTGTAATTGGAGTAAATAATTGATGCCGAATATTTTACACGCTTATTTTCCGGTGTACATTGTTTCTTGGAaatatttggtgaaaaaaaaaaattaccgagtAAAAGTCCGAACTTTCCTGACGCTTTTGGCTGACTGcgcaatttcattattttattt
The sequence above is drawn from the Neodiprion pinetum isolate iyNeoPine1 chromosome 2, iyNeoPine1.2, whole genome shotgun sequence genome and encodes:
- the LOC124213385 gene encoding major royal jelly protein 1, whose translation is MLRLLAVAFALAAVTTAYDCNRGVEVKSVQWTGGSFEWPCSTTKSIFKNSGRYNTKHVIATRAQIYRDEAFLVLPRYKSGVPVTVAKVSLRSKGCSATLTAFPCWSMQEEGTCSAFQNAVDLFLDPQDILWVLDTGVVMTLEEPVYRCPPKVVAINVKTGKIVKTIDLSGLACSSSRLQYLVVDYSSDGRITLYVSDAAMRAILVYDVTAGRGYRVVLPAAVTSGAARRDVLYLALVRRSDGSSCLVFTYLSSSRMFTIRTEYLRKGSASGKVHDLGPKPATLVILGTDGGAALFFRYEGRSEVYRWDTANCFKQENFQLVYQGSSCLLATQVVVDYKRGRMRVLESNFPDFIQGTVGCGANQALTIMQACS